A segment of the Campylobacter concisus genome:
CATCGCCGAGGTTAGCAAAAACCTAGATATGATCATCGAGCATGTTCGTGCAGCGCTCTCACGTGTCATCACCTCGCTTTATGTTGATGAAAAAGGTCAGCTAAATTTTTACATTTTAGATAGTGCTGCGCAGCAAAAGCTTATGGATGCGGTGCAGTATAAAGACGGCGCGTATCATCTTATGATAAATGTGGCTCAAACTTCAGCGATCGTTCAGGCACTAAGACATGAAAAAGAGAAACGTCCGATGAGTCAGCACGGCGAAATGGTGCTTTGTGTGGAGCCAAGTCTAAGAAAATTTATAGCAAATATCTGCGCAAATTTTGCCATCGACATCGTGGTGCTAAGCTTTGCTGAGATTTCGGCAAATACGCCATTTGAAACGGTTGGCGTCATAGAAATAGAAAATTTATAAAGGAAAACGATGAAAATTTATCACCTCTCACACACCGATCTTGACGGATACGGCGCGCAATACATAACAAATTTTTACTTCAAAGATGTGAAATTTCTAAACTCAAACTACGGCAGAGAGATAGATGATAAATTTACTCAAATTCTATCTGAGATAGATGCCTCAAACGATGATAAAAACGTCATCTTGATCACTGATTTAAATTTAAGCCTAGCTCAGTGTGAGAGCTTTGAGGAGATGATAGATGGTAAAAATATAAAGCTATTTTTGCTAGATCATCACCAAAGCGGCGCTGAGTGCGCGAGCACTTACTCATGGTATTTTTTGGATAGTTCAAGGTGCGCTACAAAGATTACTTACGACTTTTTTGCGGGCATTTTTGGCAAAAACAAAGAGCTTGAAATTTTTAGTGACGTCGTAAATGCCGTGGATATCTGGCTAAAAGATGATAAAAATTTCGAGATGGGCAAGGTCTGCTTGGGGCTTGTGGCAAACGCTAAAGAGATAAATAAGGTGATGTTTGAAGCTGAAAACAACCTCTATATGGATCATATCTTAAAAGAAGCGAGCAAATTTTTTAACGAGAAAAACGACTATATCGGCCTTGATATGCAGGTGCATGCCATTAAGAAGTCATTTTTCAAAGAGGATAAAGACGATACGCTAAGCAATCTAATCTCAAACTACGTCGTAAAAAAACTTAGTGAAAACAAAGAGAAATTTAGCATAAGCTATAAAGATCATAAAGGAATTTTAACCTACAATATCGGCAACGTTTCGGTTATCGGCAACGACTTTTTAGTGGCAAATCCTGAATTTGACTTCTTTATCGACGTGACAAATAAAAAAACGCTAAGCTTTCGTGCAAATGGCAAGCTAGACGTTAGTGCCATGGCAAAACACCTAGTTGGCGGCGGCGGACACGTCAATGCTAGCGGCGGGCTGTTTGCAAATTTCAAAGATGGCTTTAGCTATGAGCCGATCAAGGCGCAGATAGTTGATCTAATAACTAAAAAAACACAGGAGGATATATGAAAGAAGAAGAGGTAAGCGTAGAGGAGCTTAGCTATGAGCTTAGCATGGTACTTGAAGCGATGTTCTACTATGCTGGAGTAAAAAAAGACAAGCTTGAAGAGGCGGCAAATCTTTATGTCGAGTGCATCGATGATGCGTTAGAAAATTCTGACGCTAGCGGTAGCGACGAGGTCATAGAGATAGTTGAGTATATGAAAAAACATCATTCAAAATTATTTAAATAAGGAAAGAAAATGAAGAAAATTTTAGTTTTAGTGGCAGCGGTTTTTGCGTTAAATGCTATGGCAAATGAAAATTTAGACAAGGCAAATGAGCTTTATGCAAAGAAAAATTTTAATGAAGCTTATCTTTATTTTAATAAGGCTTGTGGAGAGGGCGAGAAGAAAGCTTGCACGATGAATGCGATCATGCTATTTAACGGAGACGGCGTAGCAAAAGATAGAGTTCAGGCTGAGAAAATTTTTACAAAAATGTGTGACGAAAATGAGGGCATGGCGTGCGAAAAACTAGGCGAAATGATCGCTTATGGCCTTGTAAAAGATAAAGACGCAAACGAAGCAAAGAACGAAGAAAAAGCAAAGGCTTTATTTAAAAAAGCTTGTGATAACGGCTACCAACCAGCTTGCGACTTTGTGACAAAATAAATTTAAGAGGCTTAAAATGGGCTACAAACATAAAGATTTGATAGGAACTAGAGAGCTTAGCAAAGAAGAAATTTTGTATTTTTTAGAGGCGGCGAAAGAGTTTAAGGAGCTAAATTTAAGCCAAGTGAAAAAAAATGACTATCTTCGCGGAAAGACCACGATCAACGCATTTTATGAAAACTCGACAAGAACTAGGACATCCTTTGAAATCGCAGCAAAGAGGCTTGGAGCTGATACGATAAATTTCAGCTCATCAAGCTCTAGCGTGACAAAGGGCGAGAGCCTAAATGACACGATGAATAACATGGCTGCTATGAGAACTGACATCATCGTGCTTCGTCATCCAAGCTCTGGGGCGGCGAAATTTGCAGCTGATAGGACAGAGGCTAGCGTCGTAAACGCAGGGGACGGTACAAATGAGCACCCAAGCCAAGCCTTGCTTGATCTTTTCACGCTAAGAGAGCATGGTAAAATTTTAGATAAAAACCTAAATGTGGCGATCATCGGCGACATCGCAAGAAGCCGCGTGGCAAGGTCTGATATCTGGGCGATGAAGAAATTTGGCATAAATTTAAAGCTCTTTGCCCCAAAGATGATGATGCCAAAAGACGCTGAGGTATTTGAGTCTAAAATTTGCAAAAATATGGAAGAAGCCTGCGAGGGTAGCGACGTCATCATTATGCTTCGCATCCAACTAGAGCGTGGCGGTGCGGACGTGGCATTTCCAAGCTCGAGAGAGTACTCGAAATTCTTTGGACTAAATAAAAATAGGATAAAGCTAGCAAAGCCTGACGCTATCGTGTTGCACCCAGGGCCAATAAATAGGGGCGTAGAGCTAAACTCAGACGTGGCTGATGGCACACACTCAGTCATACTAAATCAAGTTGAAAATGGCGTTGCTATAAGAATGGCGATACTAAATACGCTTGCAAAAAATAGGGGCTAACGATGAAAATAGCAATAATTAACGGCACTATCGTAAATAGCGACGAGAAATTTAAGGCAAATATCCTAATAGAAAACGGTAAAATAGCCAAAATCGGAAGTGAGAAATTTGAGGCCGATAAGGTCATCGACGCTACAAATAAGCTTGTAATGCCAGGACTTATCGACATGCACGTACACTTTCGCGATCCTGGTCAAGAGTACAAAGACGACATCATCTCAGGCTCGCAGGCGGCCGTAGCTGGGGGAGTGACTACCTGCCTTTGCATGGCTAACACAAACCCAGTAAATGACAACGCCTCGATCACAAGAGCGATGATAGAAAAGGCAAGAAACTGCGGGCTGATCGATCTTTTGCCAATTGCAGCCATTAGCAAAGGGCTTGGTGGCAACGAGATCGTCGAAATGGGCGATCTTATAGAGGCTGGAGCAGTTGCATTTAGTGATGATGGCCTACCGGTGGCTAGCTCAAGCGTGATGAGAGCAGCACTTGAGTATTCAAGCATGTTTGGTAGCTTTTGTATAAGCCACTCAGAGGACTGCTCGCTTTGCAGACAGGGCGTCATGCACGAGGGCAAGGTCTCAGCCATACTTGGACTTCGCGGTATGGCGAGAGAGAAAGAGGAGATCGCAGTTAGCCGTGACATGCTTCTTGCAAAGCTCACCAAAGCACACATCCACATCGCTCACGTAAGCTCGGAATACTCGCTAAAGATCATCGAAATGGGTAAAAAAGAGGGCATAAATATCACTTGTGAGGCCACACCACATCACTTTAGCTTTAGCGACGATGAAATTTTGAAAAATGCCTACGATACAAATTTCAAAATGTCGCCGCCACTTCGTGAGATAAGCGACGTAAAAGCGGTAAGAGAGGCGCTAAAAAGCGGCCTTATAGATGTTATCGCTACCGATCATGCCCCACACCACACAGACGAAAAGATAGTGGAATTTGACAAGGCGCCATTTGGTATCATCGGACTTCAAACTCTTGTGCCACTCACTCTTAAGCTCGTAAATGAGGGCGTTATAAGCTTAGAGCGCATGGTGGAGCTAACTTCTACAAATGCAGCTAAGATGCTAAATTTAAAAGATAAGGGCAGGCTTGCTGAGGGCATGCTAGCTGATATTGCGGTGATTGATCCTGAGATCGAGTACATTTATGATGAGAAGATAAACCGCTCAAAATCGGTAAATTCTCCGCTTTTTGGTAAAAAACTAAAAGGCGCAGCGACTACCACGATAAAAAGTGGCAAGATCGTTTATGAGTTTGGAAAATAATATAAATTTGCTCGTGCTTGCGAGCAAATCCTAAATCTTCAAAATCCAAAATTTGCTAGAAATTTCTAGCAAATTTTAGTTTTTTTATGAGTTATATTTTTTAACGATACCGCGAACGACTTTTTCGATAAAAAGTGCAGAAGCTACTTCGCAGTGCTCTCTTGTAGAGTGAGGTGAGTAGATGTTTGGTCCTATTGAACATGCACTAAGACCTGCTTTTTTCTCCAAAAGCACTCCACATTCAAGTCCAGCATGCACGGCTGTTATTCTTGCTTCTGGCTTATAAATTTTAAGCTCTTCTAAGATGTCGTTTGCAAATTTATCATTAACTGGCTTCCAAGCTGGATTTCTATCTTTTGAAATGACGCTAAAACCAACCGCTTTTGCAAGCTCTGAAATTTCAAATTCCATTCTATTTAGGCCGTCTTTACTCATTGACCTTGCGAAAAACTCAACTTCAAGCGTGCCATCATCCTTGATCTTTGCAAGTGAGAGATTGACGCTATCTTGAGGTATGCCTAGCTCGCAGTTGTAGGCTCTTACACCTTGTGAAAATGAGTTGATAAGAGCTAAAATTTTCTCTCCGTTTTCTAAAATTTCATCCCCAGTGCCAAGCTTTTTCACGCTTAAATTCTCACACTCGCTCTTTAGCTCTTTATCGCTTAAAACTAGTGCAGTTGCGCCGCTTGGGATAGAGTTACTTCGCTCGCCACCTTCAAATTTAACAAGCCTGCAGCCATTTTTAGTCACAAATGCCGCCAAAACCTTGATCGCATTTGGGATATTTTTATGTATCTCGTTGCCAGAGTGTCCGCCAGGAAGCCCACTTACTTTTACTTCATAAAGCGTGCTCTCTTTTGTTTTTTTGCTATTAAGCGCAATAGTAGCAAATAAATTTACACCGCCAGCACAGCCGATAGTGACCCTATCGTCTTCTTCGCTGTCTAAATTTAAAAGCTTATCGGCTTTGAGATCGCCACTAAAGCCAGTGGCTCCGATCATGCCGACTTCTTCGTTGTTTGTAAAGAGGCACTCTATATCATCAAATTCGCTTATCATCTGCATCATGATAGCCACGCCTATGCCGTTATCGGCACCTAAAGATGAGTTTTTAGCTCTCATATAGCCATCGTCGCCATAAACTATCTCGATCTTTGGCGCGTCGCCCATGCAGACCATATCGTAGTGGCTTTGCAAACAAATTTTTGGCTTGCCTTTGAATGCATGAACGTTGCCAAAACTATCGACCACGACCTCACAGCCCTTATCTTTTGCATAGCTAGCTAGAAAATCACGCATCTTATCAGTCTCATAACTGCAGTGTGGTATCGCAGCAAGTGTCTCAAATTTCTTTAAAATTTCACTATTTGACATATTGCCTCCGTAAATTTATTTTATTTCGCCCTTATAGCCAGTCGCATCGACTGCTTTTAAAAGCTCTTTTTCATCGAGCTTATCATCTGCTATAACGACAGCTTTTCGCTCTTTTAGCGATACATCTGCCTTTTTTACGCCTTCAACGCTAAGAGCAGCCTTTCTAACAATCGCCGTGCAAAGCGGACAGTGCATGCTAGGCACTGAAATTTCTATCTTTTTATCAGCATAGCAACTAAGTGCAAGAAGGGCTAAAACTAAAATTTTACGCATAAATTTCTCCTAAAAGCTCTGGATATGTAAGAAGTAAAAGTAAAATCACTCCAAAAAGTATATATATAAGTATCCATTTTTTCTTTTTATAGCTTAAGTTGCAGCTTTTTGGCTTGTAAAATAAAGCAATGCCAGAGATCACAAAGCAAATGACCGCCACGACGCTTAAAGGGACGCGGTACTCGTATAAATTTTGTGTCCAAGATAGAAATGAAAAAGATGTGCCAAAAAGCAAGAAAAGAAGTGCTGGCAAACAGCACAAGGTAGCGCCGATGGCACTACCTATGGATGTTAGTATCAGCCAAAAGGCTCTCATTTTAGCTCTGTTGAAACGTAGTCGTAGCTAAATTCTTTTGGCGAATAGTAGTTTTGTGTGTTGCCATCAACTTCAGCGTATGGATAACCAAAGTTGTTTAGCGGAGTTTGCTCTGGGGTTGGCTTTAAGATAAAGTCACGGCCGTAGTTAAAGCCTATCCAGCACATTTCCCAGTTGCCAAAGCAGTAATCTCTCACAGCTACGATCTTAGCGTCATCATTTGTTAGCTTCTCGCCAAGTCTCACCTTTGTGACATCTGCTGGGTCAACTGGTATCCAACCATAGCCTTTTAAGTAAAATTCGGCCCTGCAGTGCTGTCCGCCTGAAATTTTAGCTACGCCATCTTTTGCGCTACCCATTTGATCTGAAAATCTAGACTGACCAACTCTGATACCAAAAATTTCTCTTGCTGGGATGCCAACTGATCTGCAAAGCCCCACAAAAACTGAGTTTATGTCGGTGCATTTGCCAACTAGTTTGCCACTTTCTAGTATCGCTTTAACGTCGCCTGTACCACATCCAAGGATGCTATTATCACGCTGCATAGTGTTTGCAACCCACGTATATATCGCTTTTGCGCGCTCCAAATCGCCTTTGGTATTGCCGATAATCTCTAGCGCTTTTGCTCTTACGACGCCGCCAGTTGGGATGTGTGAAGTTGGTTTTAAAAACTCCAAAATCGCAGGATCGACCTTCTCGTTTGGATCGAAATTTACCTTGCTAAAGTCGGTATTGCGCTCTGTTGTTTGGATTTTAAACTGGATATTTAAAATAGGTCTTTGCTCGTTTTCTTCAAATTCGCCATACATTGTTGGTATTAGCGTGTCTGAGATATAAACATTTTTAGCTGTTGTGTTTATGACGTAGTCTTGGGTTAGTTGCTGATAAGTGGTGCTTAGTGGGAGCGGTAGCCAAATTCTTGAGCTTTTACCCTTTTCAAGCAGCTGGTGTTTGAAATTTACGTCGAAATTTCTAACCACTGGGTTTGCTGGCTCGTCGCTAGCTAGAGTGACACTTGGAAGCAGACTTGCTGCACCTAAAAAACTACTGAATTTAAAAAAATCTCTTCTTTGCATAAAATGCCTTTTTGCTTAATCTTAGCCAAACTTGGCTCTAAAACTGCCTGCTATTCTAGCATAAAAATTTTATTTATGATAAAATCTGCCACATGAAAAAGATTATATTTTTGGGCTTTATAGCGTTATTTTGCAACGGTTGTCTTTACATGAATGAGCGTGGAGTTTCGACTCAATATTATAATGACTGTAAAGAGTATTATGACGCGACTGGCACCTACCAAAAAGAGTGCCCACACAACATCGTCGACTGGAAATAGCGTGAATCTTAGTAAATTTAATGAGCAGCAAAAGCAAATTTTTAATAAGATAGAAAATTTAGCAAATTTTGATTGCGAATTTAGCTTGAGTGATAGCGTAAATGTCAAATTTAAAAATTTAGACCAAACCAAAAAAGATGAAATTTACAACCTCGCTCTTAGCCTAAAGCCTTGGCGAAAAGGGCCATTTTTACTTGATGATATATATATAGATAGCGAGTGGCAAAGTTTTATTAAATTTAATATCCTAGCGCCACATCTAAATTTAGCTGGCAAGTGCGTGGCTGATGTTGGTTGCAACAATGGATATTATATGTTTAAGATGCTTGAGTACGGTCCAAAAAGCATAACTGGCTTTGATCCTAGCGTGCATACATATTTGCAGTTTGCTTTTTTAAATAAATTTATCCGCTCAAATATCGCTTACGAGCTTCTTGGAGTAGAGAGCTTGCCAGAATACGCAGCGAAATTTGACACCATTTTTTGCCTTGGCGTGATATACCACAGAAGCGATCCTATCAAGATGCTAAAAGAGCTAAAAACTGCGCTAAATCCAGGCGGCGAGCTATTTTTAGATACCATGTATATTGATATGGATGGCGATTTTGCGCTAAATCCAAAGGATAGATACTCAAAAATTCCAAATATCTACTTTGTACCGACACTCTCGGCACTTCAAAACTGGTGCGAGAGGGCTAAATTTAGGGATTTTACCCTACTTGAAACAAAGGCCACTGATCTAAATGAGCAGCGAAAAACGCAGTGGATAGATGGTGAGAGTCTTGGAAATTTCTTAGACCCAAATGACAATACAAAGACCATCGAGGGCTACCCAGCGCCAAAAAGAGCATATGTTAGAGTTAAAATTTAAGGATAAAAATGGCAGAAGAAAATATCTATGATACAAAAGATGAATCGCAAATAATCTTACCAGAAGATGAAAATCCATTAAGAAATGAGATCAAAACCGCTCCACTTACAAAGCTAAATTTTAGTGGAACGGCATTTTTACTTGAAAAAAATCACGCAAAGACTAGATTTTTTACTACGGATGATATGGTATGCGATACTGAGGGGCTTATTCATAGTGGGTTTATTTTTATGGGCGCAAATCATGCCGCGCTTTTAGCCATTAATGAAGAATTTTGCGTTAGTATCGGGGCTAGGATAAATTTCTTTGGGCCACTAAAGCTTGGTGACGTGGTGGAATTTGACGCGCAAGCAAGATTTGAAGAGAGTAGAAAAAGAGAAGTGAAAGTGCTTGGATATGTTAAAGATATAAAAATTTTTGAAGGAGTATTTCAACTTGTCACACTTGAAGAGCATATCTTCTTGGCTCAACAAAAAAATATCCAAAAAGAAGCTGCTATAAGGCAGAAAAAAGAGCGAGAAGAAGCTAAGGCTAATAGCTAAAAGTAAGTAAAAATTTTTGATTTTTAATCCCAAATAAAACGAAATTTTAAAAAGACAATCTTTATCTCATTATCCTATTTTGGTAAATAATTGGTAACATTTTTTAAAATTTTAAGGAAAATTAAGCAATAAAATTAATTTTCTATGATAATATCCTTTCAAAACTTTTTATCAAAAGGAGATTTAGATGAAAATTACAAAAGTTAGCTTAGCTGCTTTGGTTGCTTTAGGTGCATTTTCAAGCGTTGCAAGTGCAACTCCACTTGAAGAAGCTATAAAAAACGTAGATCTTTCAGGATATGCTAGATATCGTTATACAAATGATCATTACAAAGTAAATCCGGACACAAAAGATAGGACAAATGATGTTGCTGGTTACGCATTTAGAATGCAAACATCATTTAAGGCTGCTATCGACGATAACTTCTTTGGTGTTTTAACTTTAAGATATGATCAAACAGATGATTCTGGCAACAAAAACCTAAAAGGTACAGATAAAACAAATACAACCGACACTTTTGGCGTTTATGAGATGTACTTAGGCTATAAAGTAGCTAATACTACTATTACAGCTGGCAAGCAACTTATCAAAACTTTCTATGATGATGGTGATATAGCAGGTACTGGTCTAAAAGTAGTAAGTACTGATGTACCTGGTCTTACTTTAACAGCTGCAGCTTATGATGCACTACAAAGCGACGGTACTGAAATAGATGGTCCATTACTTAATAGAATAGTAAATGGTACTGAAAATGATAAATTTAATGGTTCTGCTGGCAATCTTTACTATTTAGGTGCAGCTGGCAGTTATGATCCAGTATCTTTTAAAGCAGCTATTGCAAATCTTCAAGAGATAGCAACACTTTATGGTGCTGAAGCTGGTGTTAGCTTTAATGTAACCGATGATGTAAATCTAAACCTAAAAGGTCAATTTGTCCATAACGACTCAGATCACAAAGATGTAGCTGATGCAAATTTCTGGGCAGTTCAAGCTGGTACAAAACTATTTGGTGCTAAGCTTAACGCTGGTTATTTAGACTTTGATGCTAAAAATAAAGATAATAATAAGTGGTCATTTACTTCAATTGACGCAAGCGGACAGTTAATCAACCCAACTAAGCTACTAAATAGTGTAATGGGTGGCGGCGGAAAACAATATTACAACAATATCAAAGGCAATAACGACTACTGGTTTGTTAATGCTGGATATGACATAGATAAATTTGGCTTTGGTGCTGGATATACTCAAGGTAAAGGCTATAGCTATACACTTAATAAAGAGAGAGCAAAAAGAAGTGAGTGGTATACAGAAGCTAGTTACAAATACAGCAAAAAGCTTACATTCTTAACATGGTATGCAGCTGCTAAAGACAAAAAAGATGGTGCAAGCTTTAAACAAGATCGTATCAGATTTGAAGCAAAATATAGCTTCTAAAAACATTTATCCGAGCGAGCTTTCGCTCGGACCTTTTCAAAATTTAAAATAGACCCCATACAAAATTTCTCTATCTTTTTTGATTAGTTCTTAGTTTTATAAAAAATATAAATTTTTAAATAGTGATTAAGTGTATTCTAGAAGCTTGAAATTTGAAATTAATACCACCGAAATTTTTAGCTATTTTTTACTATATCTATCCAATAATCAATATTATTTTGCTCGGCCTCTAGTGTACTGCCTTCTCCGTGCCCTGGATAAAGTGTGAAGTTACCTTTTAAATTTTTACATTTTCCTAGACTTTCTAACATTTTATTTTTATCTGAAAAAGGAAAATCCCAGCGTCCTATGCTTCCTTTAAATAAAAAATCTCCACTAAACATCGTGTCATCTATCTCTATCATCGAGCAGCCTGGTGTATGTCCTGGAAAATGATGAAATCTGATGCAAAAATCATCAATGTTAAAATTTTCATCATTATCAACTAAAACATCTGGAGTAAAAGTACTTTTCATATAACCGAAAATATCACTCTCACACATGAAAGCATCAAATTTATTAATATAAACTGGAATTTCTAGCTCATCTTTTAATTTACCAGCATCAAAAATATGATCAAAATGCCCATGAGTGCAAAGGATGGCTTTTAAATTTTTAGCATTTTGTAAAGCCCATTCTTTTGCCCCATCTCCTGGATCTATCACTAAAGATGAGTTATCTTTTGTAACGATGTAACAATTAGTGCCAAAATCTCCAAAACTTTTGTGTATTACTCTCATTTTTTACCTTAAATTTATTATTTCTTAAAATTTTACATCATTTTACTTAAACTTAAAGAAAAATTTTAAATTTACTTAGTATAATTTTTGCAAAAGGAAGCAAATCTAGGCAAAGGAAGAATGAAGGAGTATCAAAAGATCGAAGAATCTTTAGTTTTTAGCTTAAAAGATAAAACTAAAGATAAAAATTTGTTGTTGGGTGTTAGTGGAGGTATTGATTCTGCTGTAGTAGCGACTTTGTGTGCAAGAGCAAAACCAAATGAAACTCATGCACTCATCATGCCAACAGCATCATCAAACAGACAAAATATGGACGATGCCTTAAATTTATGCGAAAAACTAAACATAAAATATAAGGTTTTATCCATAGAGGGTATTTTAAATGCCTTTTACGAAACGATAGATGTAAATTTAAGCAATTTAAGAAAAGGGAATTTAGCAGCTAGAGTTAGAATGAGCTTGCTTTATGATTATTCATCTAGTATAAACGCTCTAGTTATCGGAACAAGCAACAAAAGTGAGCTTATGCTTGGATACGGTACGATATTTGGGGATTTAGCATGTGCGATAAATCCTATCGGAGAGCTTTACAAAAGTGAAATTTTTGAATTTGCAAAACATCTTGGGGTTGATAAAAATTTTATTGACAAAGCACCTTCGGCTGATTTGTGGGATGGACAAAGTGACGAAGGCGACATAGGTTACAGTTATGCTGTCATTGATGAGATTTTAGAAAATTTAGAAAATAACAAGGAGCAAGTCATCAAAAAGTTCGGATTAAAAGCAGTATCGGATATAGAAAATAGAGTTGTTTCAAACAGGTTTAAACGACAAATGCCGTTGATAGTGAAAATTTAAAGGATTAAAGATGAGAGAGATTCCGTTTTATAGACCAACTATCACTGAGCGTGAAAGTGAGCTTATTGAGGAGGCTTTGCACTCTGAAAATACTACTAATATCGTTGCTAGATTTGAAGAGAAGTTAAAAGAGTATTTTGGTGCAAAATTTGTAGTTACCACAAATAATATTGCAGCTGCACATCACTTGGCACTAAGCGCGCTTGACACTAAACGCGGAGATAAGGTCATTTGCTCCATAAATGCCTTTCCTAGCATTGCACAAGCTGTTAGACATTTTGATGCTGAACCTATTTTTGTGGATGTTGATGAAGAAGATTTTAACATCTGCCCAGACGCCCTTGAGAAAGTGCTAAAAGAGCAAAATCATAAAAAATTAAAATGTGCTTTTATCTCTCATATCGCAGGTCAAAGTGCCAGGATGGACGAGATAACGGCGGTTTGTGAGAAATACGGTGTAAAAATTTTAGATGATGCAAATCGCGGTATGGGACTAACATACAATGGCAAAAAAGTTGGCTCAGACTCCTTTTTATCGTGCTTTCAAACACATTCGCGTGTACAAAATCCTATATCAACGGTTGGATTTTTTACGACAAATGATGAGGAAATTTATAAAAGAGCAAAACTACTTCGCAACTATGCCCTTGTAAATGGCATTGATAAATTCGGTAGCTTGAGTTATATTTATGATGTCGTAGATATTGGCTTAAAGTATGATATAAACTCGATAAATGCAGCATTTTCTATTGCGCAGCTAGAAAGAACAGACAAGCTCATACAAAGAAGGCAAGAGATCGCAAAAATTTATGATAAAGAGCTTGGTGAGTGCCACAATATAACAATCCCTGTCAAAAAACGCGAGCACATTTATACTCAGTATATTATTAAGATAAATAAAAATCGTGATGGCTTTGCTAGAGAGCTTTTGGAGCATGGCATTCACACATCATTGCACTACATACCGATACATTTACTAAGTTATTATAAAAACAAATACTCGCTTAAAGTAAATGATTTTCCAAATGCTTTAAAAAATTATCAGCAAGTGTTGTCATTGCCTATTTATCATAGTCTGAGTGATGAAGAGGTGCAATACATCTGCAGCAAAGTAAAAGAAATTTCTAAAACTCGTGTTTAAGAAATTAAATATTTTCTTGCATGCTTGGGTGAACGATTACTTCTTTCGCCCAAATTTCTTTCAAATTTTACTAGCATTTTTACTTTTGCCACTAAGTTTTATCTATTTTCTTATTGTTGTGCTTAAGAAATTTACTGCTAGAAAAATAGACTTTGGCATAAAGATAATAAGCGTGGGAAATTTGACACTTGGAGGAAGCGGGAAGACTCCACTTTGCGTGGCAATTGCTAAAAATTACGAGGGCGCTTTTATCGTTCTTAGAGGCTATAAAAGAAAAAGCAAAGGCATGCAA
Coding sequences within it:
- a CDS encoding DegT/DnrJ/EryC1/StrS family aminotransferase, whose protein sequence is MREIPFYRPTITERESELIEEALHSENTTNIVARFEEKLKEYFGAKFVVTTNNIAAAHHLALSALDTKRGDKVICSINAFPSIAQAVRHFDAEPIFVDVDEEDFNICPDALEKVLKEQNHKKLKCAFISHIAGQSARMDEITAVCEKYGVKILDDANRGMGLTYNGKKVGSDSFLSCFQTHSRVQNPISTVGFFTTNDEEIYKRAKLLRNYALVNGIDKFGSLSYIYDVVDIGLKYDINSINAAFSIAQLERTDKLIQRRQEIAKIYDKELGECHNITIPVKKREHIYTQYIIKINKNRDGFARELLEHGIHTSLHYIPIHLLSYYKNKYSLKVNDFPNALKNYQQVLSLPIYHSLSDEEVQYICSKVKEISKTRV
- a CDS encoding NAD+ synthase, encoding MKEYQKIEESLVFSLKDKTKDKNLLLGVSGGIDSAVVATLCARAKPNETHALIMPTASSNRQNMDDALNLCEKLNIKYKVLSIEGILNAFYETIDVNLSNLRKGNLAARVRMSLLYDYSSSINALVIGTSNKSELMLGYGTIFGDLACAINPIGELYKSEIFEFAKHLGVDKNFIDKAPSADLWDGQSDEGDIGYSYAVIDEILENLENNKEQVIKKFGLKAVSDIENRVVSNRFKRQMPLIVKI
- the cmoB gene encoding tRNA 5-methoxyuridine(34)/uridine 5-oxyacetic acid(34) synthase CmoB, with the translated sequence MNLSKFNEQQKQIFNKIENLANFDCEFSLSDSVNVKFKNLDQTKKDEIYNLALSLKPWRKGPFLLDDIYIDSEWQSFIKFNILAPHLNLAGKCVADVGCNNGYYMFKMLEYGPKSITGFDPSVHTYLQFAFLNKFIRSNIAYELLGVESLPEYAAKFDTIFCLGVIYHRSDPIKMLKELKTALNPGGELFLDTMYIDMDGDFALNPKDRYSKIPNIYFVPTLSALQNWCERAKFRDFTLLETKATDLNEQRKTQWIDGESLGNFLDPNDNTKTIEGYPAPKRAYVRVKI
- a CDS encoding MBL fold metallo-hydrolase, which encodes MRVIHKSFGDFGTNCYIVTKDNSSLVIDPGDGAKEWALQNAKNLKAILCTHGHFDHIFDAGKLKDELEIPVYINKFDAFMCESDIFGYMKSTFTPDVLVDNDENFNIDDFCIRFHHFPGHTPGCSMIEIDDTMFSGDFLFKGSIGRWDFPFSDKNKMLESLGKCKNLKGNFTLYPGHGEGSTLEAEQNNIDYWIDIVKNS
- a CDS encoding thioesterase, which translates into the protein MAEENIYDTKDESQIILPEDENPLRNEIKTAPLTKLNFSGTAFLLEKNHAKTRFFTTDDMVCDTEGLIHSGFIFMGANHAALLAINEEFCVSIGARINFFGPLKLGDVVEFDAQARFEESRKREVKVLGYVKDIKIFEGVFQLVTLEEHIFLAQQKNIQKEAAIRQKKEREEAKANS
- a CDS encoding major outer membrane protein is translated as MKITKVSLAALVALGAFSSVASATPLEEAIKNVDLSGYARYRYTNDHYKVNPDTKDRTNDVAGYAFRMQTSFKAAIDDNFFGVLTLRYDQTDDSGNKNLKGTDKTNTTDTFGVYEMYLGYKVANTTITAGKQLIKTFYDDGDIAGTGLKVVSTDVPGLTLTAAAYDALQSDGTEIDGPLLNRIVNGTENDKFNGSAGNLYYLGAAGSYDPVSFKAAIANLQEIATLYGAEAGVSFNVTDDVNLNLKGQFVHNDSDHKDVADANFWAVQAGTKLFGAKLNAGYLDFDAKNKDNNKWSFTSIDASGQLINPTKLLNSVMGGGGKQYYNNIKGNNDYWFVNAGYDIDKFGFGAGYTQGKGYSYTLNKERAKRSEWYTEASYKYSKKLTFLTWYAAAKDKKDGASFKQDRIRFEAKYSF